In the genome of Lathyrus oleraceus cultivar Zhongwan6 chromosome 4, CAAS_Psat_ZW6_1.0, whole genome shotgun sequence, the window GAAATATTAAGGTCTTTAGGCAATAACAGTTACAAGAAATAACAACTTAAAGTTATGCTTAATATCTTTCAATATGTTGTGATGTTGTAACCTTTCTTTAAATCTTTAACATCCTTTTATAGAGACTGAGAAAGAGTCGTTGGAGGGTTTGAACATAACGAGCAAACTTAGTGGAGAAGCATGCCAAGAGAGACATTGGAGGTTGGCATCTGGTCTGAAGCATTGTTCACTGAATAATAGCATTGTTCATAGCACCTTTTGAAGTATTAGGTATCTACCAAAAGGTAGAACCAAGTGAAGATGTCAAATCTTTATTCCTTGAGCCTTGCAAAATGAAACACTAGTTGACTTTGTCCTGAAATATGGGGCTTTGATAAGACAAGTCTGCTTTGGTATAATGTACAGATCAAATGCTCTTCAACCTTTCAGAATTTGAGTTGTCATCAGAAGCTGGGTCTTGACACCAGAGTCTGAACCTTTAGAGTCTGATGCCTTCAAATGTTGATGAACCAATTCAGATTATGATGAACCAGAATTAAACTAACATTGCTTCTTCGCATATACTAACAATCAGGATCAATTCTATGTTTGTGATCCTGCACACTAAAATGAATGTTAGCATATCCAtttgttctttaaatactttgttatcatcaaagcCAAAGAGATATGAACAATCTTGTTCCAAAATAATGTTTCTCCAACGCCACCAAAGAATGACAACTTCCAACTCCGTCTTACGGACTGTTGATACTTGATTCTGCCAAAGTCTTCCTTGAAGTATAATGGAAAATATCATCTTATTAGATAACCCCTCAATACCAAACTGCACTCATGAAATGATACATGCACTTGTTACAAAAGAAAACCAGTTACACATAAAAATATTAGATACCTTAATATACCATTAGTCTCCCTTACACTCAATCTTTAGAGGAGGGTCCATAAACAAGAAAAAAGACTAAGGATGAAGATGATGTAGTGTTAGAAAATCTCAACAACAACTGACATTACAAGCGATTAGTCAAGTAATTCAGTTTTGATGAATGCTGAACACACACAAGGTTCAAACAAGTTTCTAGATGACTGGATCTTGGTTCTTGATTGTTATCAAGAGCTTGATCAAATTCTCAAAAAGATTGATCAACTCATTCTCAGATTCACACATGAACAACAACCAAATTGCACAAAACAAGATACAAcaaataaagaataaaaaattaACATTGAATCAATATCAAAATGTTGAtgtttgaagaagaagaaaaaaaaacatgtAAAAATACACACTAAAAAAAAGACAAAAATCACAATTTTTGTCACTACCGATCACCATTAATAAATTTAAAGTTTCTTTTAGTTATATTCATAAAATGAATATTTTTTAGTTGTTGATTCTGACATTATTTATTATAATGTGCTCCTTGATTCAAGGCTTTACTTTAATTATTACTCCCACTTGAACTTACGGTAGATTGAACGTGTTGGAGTGCAGAGTATATATTACTTCTTTGATAGTTATCCATAAAGTAGACTTCCTTTTATGGTATACTTTCATAGACACATTAGCCATTTATATGTCATCTTGTCTGCATACTTACTAATTGTACACTGTTATGTTATGTGAGACTAATAACAATAAATCCATGtatttctaatttctttttataAATAAACATCTCATAGATTCTAAGGTTATAAAGATTACATGTGTTCTATATTTATTGCAAGCTTATTTAACAAATAAATTTCTATAATATATCAGAAAGTATGTTTTGTATGAATGATTATTAAATCAATACCAACAAGAAATTCCTAATCATATTAAAATATCAGTAAAAATCTATATATCTAAACAAAATTTAACTATTTTTATCATATTTGTTGACATTGTTCAAAATTTCTATTCATAATTAATgattttttataatattattaaGTCTGTTTTGTTTTACCTCTaaaattttttttatatttttatttaaattataaGAAAAGTCTCAAAATAGTAAAATAATTTGAATCTACTTTTTTAGAAAAAGACTGATTTTAATGATCaataacataaatatatattattgaagatcaaaatataGTAAAATCACgtgatttttaaaatatatatatatttaaaaatgatttttgatGAAGAGTTATTTAAAATTGCTTTAAgtttaaataattaaaaaaatgatattaaaaaaatttaaataaaatgttaaaaagttatttaaatttatttttcttttgaaactatgttataaaaattatttataaatttgttttgaataaaaATACTATTTTAGATATTTAGCTATCAATAAACCGAGGGTACGTAACAGGTTGCAATTTTGTGCAATTTTGGAGTGAAGTATAAGTCATAAGTGATTAATAAATTAGTTTTGGCGACAATTTAGAGAGGCATCTCCCTTTTTAAAAAATTAACAAACGTAAATGTGAATAAGCAATTTTCTATCTGGCAGCTCATGTCCATCAAAGAGTAGACGAGTATGATGAGGTTATGCGAAACAATGAAGTAGTAACGAATGGATAGAAACTCCTATAGGATAATTGGGTTAACCTTAGTATGGATAGATCGAGTAAAGTAAAAGAGTTATCCGGATAGGGAAGAATAATTCGAGATATGCTTGGAAAGTGTAAGGGCGGTTTATCAAAAAAAATATTGGGATTTGTAGTGCTTTTGGGGCGAAGGTTTAATCTTAATCAAGAGATTAGCATGACGAAATTGGAGTTAAACGTGGATTCTAGTGTAATTGTCAAAATTTTAGAATCTGAAAAAATATCTGATATTGATGGATACTCCTTGATCAAGTAGATTTACATTTTCATGAGAGAAAGTGATTGTGGTTCATTCGCATATGGAAACGAATATGTGTGCGGACGTGTTAGCAAAATTTTATTAAGCAGTTTCTAAATATGGATGAAAAGAAAATTGTTTTTCTTGcatagttttttttttttgactTCTTTACACATCCTATATGTTTCTTCCGCATCGTGCGAATTTTCAAAAATACCCCCTgttttcggagatgcatctccgaacgTATCTCTTACAATTCAACAAAGATCATTATGAGAGGCGCCTTATTTttattccggagatgcatctccggaatatTTTAAAAAATACCTTATGTATTTACCAATTCAAGAGAaattccagagatgcatctccggaattaTGGACAGAAACAAAGGGTACTTCGATAACGTTTATGAGTTTCTTGTTCCTTGATTTAGTGGTTCGGCACCGAAGGCAAAATGGATGCGCTTCTCTGACATGGATCTCCTAATAGCATGTGCGTATGATAGAGTGCGTATTGATCTGACACGATACGGTTTTTCGGAAACCGTTTTTCCACTGCTCACCGCCCCACCTCAAAAACCAAATGATTGTATTATGTGTATTGGATGACTATCAAAATCAAGTCATTTTGTTCAAGTTTAATTGAAATTGGGATGTCTTATACCACTTACATCACCGGAGTGGACGACTCATTCAACAACAAAAACCGAGATTTGGTCGGATCATTTTATAGAAAAGATACAAAAGTTTGAGAAATTGAGCAacattgaaagagaatcaaatgcACAAAAGTTCAAGGGGGTACCACCAATAGACTTAGCCGACGACATATGCTTCGATTCGTTTTAATTTCTTGTTTTACCGGACAAATAAGTGTATGTAATTGTGTCTCAATATAAATGAAGTGTTATATATTCACCCTTTGTTCATATTTTGTCTCAATGCATTTTTGTCTTTCCCCATAACAATATTTGTGTTTTTTGTATATGAAAAAACAGGTTCCGTCTTGAAACTGTTTCAGGAGAAGTTCTGGAGATACATCTTCGAAACAAGATAATAGGGTGCAGTTCTAGAGATATATCTCTGGAATCAACATGTCAGTCATTGAATGGTTCATATTGATTCATGACTTCTATAAATTAAGGTGATCTTATGTTATATTTCACACAAACTGAAAATATCTCAAATGTCGCCACTAAACATTGACCGGTATGTCGTAAATGTCTCATTCTCCAACAGAGCTCCCGGGCGCACGTTCAAGTTCAACGATTTCACCTCCCTCGATGATATCAAAGACGAAATTCATTATCTCCTATCGTACGGAGATAATCGAAAGATTAAAAAGCTCGAGTATCGTTCACCGTCGATTGACAACAGAGGGAAGATTGAGTTTAGCAAATTTGAGCTCAACACACAAGCGGATGTAAGGGTTATGTGAAATACGTTTTTCCGTTTCGAAACAAAAGTTCTGCTCGAGTTGGAAGCGATGATTTCAAGATCTGTCGAAGATATTCTGAAGATGTTGAAGCGTTCACTTGGATATTGAAGTGTAATGTTACATTTTATGTTGAACTCATCTATGTAATcctaattttattttatgaatcTTAATTTCAATTTGAAAGCATCCTTTGTTTTTGCCTCTGATATTGATGTATCTACGGAAATATAACTGCGGAAaattttcggagatgcatctccgaaataaaataaaccaaataaTAGGACGTCACTCTCAATGATATTACTTGAATGAGTGTTGAGGTGCTTTTTGATATACATCTTCGAAAATATGGAGCATTTTTGAAAATTCGCACAATGCAGTAGAAATTTATAGGGTGCGCAAAAAaaaactctttttttttcttATTGGCTTAGGTCTACTTGTAAATAAAATGTATGAATTTATATTGACAATTTGGACCAAGGATTAAAATTTGAGTAACTCAGAAAGAATAATTGAGCTCAACtatatatttatttattcatGGCATGCTAGAAATAAATGAAgccaaaaataaaaaattgacTAGTGAGTAATGAACATGACACACTGTGTACAAATCAAATAAAACTATATAAACAGAAATAAATTAATGATAGTGAAGCTTGATACCAACATGACCATTATGTACTCAAATCCAAATTTTGGTGCAGCAAAAGATGAAGTGGACTTAGTTTCATGCTTCCCAGTATCAATCATGATCTCAAAATGGCATCTACCTTGAGAAGGTGAAGGGTCAATGTTGGTAATAACAGACAAACCACTAAAATTACATGAATCTTTCCTCTGATCCAACGTTTGATAATACATATTAAAAGCATACGAAGCATTACCCTTTGTGTCTAATCCACTACAAGAAGAACCAGGAGCAAGTGATGTACAATCAGCATAAGTACAAGCTTTACTCACACTTTGTGCAAAACTAGGATCCATAACATTAGCTTGTGTTGAAACAACACACCATTGTTTGGTTAAATATCTAACACCTTTTGCACCAACAAGTGATTTTCCACCACCAAGATTCAAAGGGTATTTCATGGATCCATCAAAGTTGAAAATTCCCCAATGTCTTTCAAATGGGCCAGGGTCAATGCTTTTAAGATCTTCATCTAGAAGGGAAAACATGTAAATTTCAGGTGGGGTTGGTCTTTTAGGTGTACCTTGTTTTTTCACTATTCTATTAACAAGTCCTTGGTTGAATCTTTGAGCACTTTTTATATTTGCATTTGAGTTTCCATCTGTTGGCCAACCAACTTCGCCAATGATAACATTCATTGAACCAAAACCGTTTTTTTCAAGAGCGGAAATGAGTGTATCGAAATTCGCATCGAAAACGTTTGTGTAACTTATTGAACCATCAACTAGAGGGGAAGCTGAACCGTCGAAGAAAGCGAATTCTTTAGGGAAATTAGGATCGGCGTCGAGGCTTAGGAAAGGGTAGATGTTAAAGGTGAGAGGGGCATTGCTTTGGCTAAGAAATTTGATTATTGACATCATTTGGTTTTGAATGTCTGGTCTGAAATTTCCACCCGAAGGAAGACCGGTGTCACTTTGGTAGACATCAGCGTTTAGAGGGGTTGTCACTTTAACTTGTCTTCCTAAGCCTGCTTTTACAAGTGCTGCTTGAATGTTTTTTATGGCCGGAAACGTCGATTGGACAAATCTTCCATTGTATGTTTTTAGAAAAGCTTCATTACCTACTGCAACATACCTGTGAATTTTACAAAATGTTGGTTTGTTACCATTGAATTTTTCATTTGCATACAACAAAAATGACTTTTTTAGTTCATTCAACTATATTTAGTCTATACATGTATACATCAGTTAGACCAGATACATCGGTTGTTGAATGAACCAAATAAATTGAGATTGAGATTGACGAAATATTGAAAAGAACAATATATATTAGTACCTTATGTCGACTCCATTTTTGGATATGAAAGTGGAAACATTTTGGTCGACCCATGCAATAGCAGCATCAACATTGCTACCAATGGAGTCCAAGAGGTTATTAGGTATGCCAACCATGACTTGAATGCCAGAATTTCCAAGAGCTTTCAATGCCATGGGTTCAGCTTCAAACAGTTTCACCTTGTTGATTCCATTGTCTCTCATAAGCTTCACAAGTATTTGAGGTGGAAGAGAATGTGTTGTAATGGTTCCCCAGTTACAAGCAAAACCAAGGGTGCCTTTTGTTAAACTTTGGCTTAGAATACAAAATGCCAATAAAAAGCATGTACTAAAACAACGTTGGAAATGGAATCCcatattgttttttttttctgaCTTTATTTTTTGAGTTCTATATGTCCTAACATGCACCCATGTATATGAAGATGATGTGATTCTTGAATAGAAAAGGTGTGGAAAAAAGTAATGTCCTTTTTTTTAGTAGAAAGTTACGTAAAGAATTGCATGAAAACTCAACCAAGCATTTGATTCCAAAACCCATTTGATGACACCAAGCATAATCTTGTTTTGTTTGAAAATGCGTACGTTGTAGTAGAGGGAAAACGATGTAGCAAAGAAAGGTAGAATCAAACTAAAAGGAAACTCAAAATTCAGATGTTTACTATATTTTCAATTCCAATTGCTTCTTACTCCATTTATGGTCGCCGATGGACCTTGGAAGAAAGCTTTAGGATGCAGTTTTTTTAAcaataatataatataatttttaaataaaaaatcacttttattatttaataatatttGTTTAAGATTTGTAAAGTATTAGTTTATTTAAAAAATACCTgtagttttaaaataaaaaactaatgTTAATAGCTTTTTcaaaatctattttttttaaaaacaagAAATTTAAGTTTAAGGCttcaaattaaaatatataaGTAAAAATTATGGTATCAAACAAATAGAAATTAGCTTTGAATTTTTTTGAGCAAATGAAAATCTCTAAATATTTTAGAGCAAAATTATGATAACAAATGAAAATCTCTAAAAAAAATTAAAGCGAGATTATTTTTTTAATTAGTGATTAGCTAAGAAAAAccaaatattttaaataaaataaattaattttattggACCGTGATCCTAAGTGTATATTATACTTGAGAAGAAAATGAATCAGACTTAATAACTCATTCTAAATTTTAGCAATCTTACAATTGAATAAAAAAAATTTTAAGTAAAAAATTCAATAATTAAATATATGTAACTGAGTAGTCAATagttatttatatttttaaaaaattattataaattcAAAATAAATTCTAAATTTAATTATCTTCTTTTTTTATCAAATAATTTTGAATGTTTATAAAACTATAAGAAATTAATCTTAAAAAAATTTACTCAATAATTAGATTAGTGAATAGAAGATTTATAATGAATTGTTACACGGAGTACCTCTATGGAAACTACTTTTTTAGAATAAGTTGATTTCCTCATTTTATTTATATCCAATGTCAAAGTTGAATTTCCTCTGACGTGATCAAATAAAAAACCACTAACTTCTCTTGGACTAAATAAATCACTGATTAAACCTCTAAAATTATACAGTGGGCAGTTTATTTTATGAAATTTTAAAATAATCATTGATAATAAAAATGTATCATAATATAGTAAAATCGTTGATGATGAATCCTTTTAGATATTAATTCAGCCTAAAAACTTCCTAAGAATTCAGCCAACaattttatgaaaatttgtttCATCAGCTTTGTCAGCCTTCCCAGAATATTTCTTAAACTAATGATCTGTACAGTACATAGATAAAAAAAGAGCAAGATATATTGAGAAGACTGACAGTATCATATCGAATGAACATCTTTTTCTACAACTCATAAACTCAGTCTTGATTCTGCATCATTCAATAGAAGAGACAATTTAACGATCTGATTGAATATGACCAAAAAAAGTAAGACACGAAAAATAGAGGGAAAGCTACCCTGTGTTGTATACACTATGAATATATGATAATTGACAAATATTTGAAATTTCTCCTAATGAAACACACAAGGGTTTCACATGGTACACGGCTAATATCATACAACAAATGCCTGAGCCTGATTGAAAACCTCACTCAAACCTTCAGCTATTCCAAATAATACACAGGCAAATGGAGTTAAGGGCAAGCGAATATTGGCACGGCACGGCGAGGATGAAAAGAAAATTACATTTCTATTGACTTTCTACAAAACTGTTAGTGCCAGCACAAAATTTTCATTGAATGATTAATACAAGAGACTATaatctttcttctttccaagcCACTTAAAATTGACATCTGCAATGTGCTAAAGAATTTGTCTGAGTATCCGAAAAGCAGAATTACCAGATAGTTATGGTAAAAGAGCTTTCAACTGTGCTTGGAATAAATCACCAAGAGCTCCCCGAACATCCATCTGATCAAAACAAAGGATTATCAGTTCATCAGAGAAGGCTCTTTTCAAACACACTCCCCCCAAAAAAGTGAGCGCTATATATTTAGAATTCAATATCTTATAAGTATCTGAGTCCAATATCTAGAATCATTAGTGGCTATTGGTATATATTTAATCACTTCAAGTGGAAAAAACTACTCCCTCTTTCACTATTTATAGGAGTCCTTGCCGCTTTTTACGGATATTAAGAAAAGTTAGTAATGtaattaatatatataatttATGCATGAAATATTACTAAATTATCTTTTGCATATAAATGCATCGATGTTTACTTTTCATATTTTAGAGCAAATTAATAGTATTAATAAAGAATATATTTAGAAAAAAAAGTAATAATATATCTATAAATTTATAGAGGATCATTTATTAAGAGTAAGAGACAAGCAAATGTTTTAAAAATGTCTTATAAATTGGGACCTGGGGTGGGAGTATACCCATTGTCCCGTTGTCAGAAACTGAAGCAAGATAGATTTAATTTGCCAGCTTTCCTCATACAAAATGCAGTTCATCCAGACGGTTTGCTACGTAATTATTCTTAAAGAATCAAGAAATAGAAACTGTTTATTGAAAATACGATATTAAATGCAATGATCGTCTAAATAATTGCTATTCCAAAAAAAACTGTTTTTAAAACCTCTGCCGGTGGTGTGAGGACAATGTTAGCATTCACCTTTTTCCAATGGAGATGCACATCCAGATAAACAAATTCTAccaaaatattaaaaataaaaataaaaggtTGGCAATTTGATGCTAGAGGGGTAGAAGTTGTAAAATCTAAATATAGGTCCTGTCTGGGTTTAATATCTAGACTTGAGGCTGTGTTAAGTTGTTGATCATCTACCAATTCCAATAAGTAGTTGGTAGAGCAATAATAGAGTCTTTTCCTGCTATGCGAGATTGCATGCAGTATATGTGCCACCAAAAATATATGTATTATACAATTGCCTTAAATATTACCAACGAATGTACCAAATATGCACACATAAAACAGATATTCTTAACTATTGAAATCAAATGACCGATGAAAGACATACATATAGCAGCAGCTGGAGAATCTCAAAAGCTACTTTTCCATTTTAGagttttaaaaatatttaatcTTCTTTCCAAAAAGTACATAGAAAATAAACCGATGGAAATCCATTGGATAGTTCTTAATGTCATTGTTCCAAAAATATTCCTATACTATTAATTATTTGATATTGTGAGGAGATGACTATTAATTAGTTTGAAAATAAGtcttttttaaatataattagACCTCAGGCAGTCATTACGGGAGCAAAGTTTTCAACTAAATGTAGCCCTGAATTTTTGAATAAACAAGAAATTACCTGTTCACAGCAAACTAGTCTTGTTAGCAAAGGATAGAGTTCTCTTAGATGTCTTCTGAAGATC includes:
- the LOC127138741 gene encoding glucan endo-1,3-beta-glucosidase 5, whose protein sequence is MGFHFQRCFSTCFLLAFCILSQSLTKGTLGFACNWGTITTHSLPPQILVKLMRDNGINKVKLFEAEPMALKALGNSGIQVMVGIPNNLLDSIGSNVDAAIAWVDQNVSTFISKNGVDIRYVAVGNEAFLKTYNGRFVQSTFPAIKNIQAALVKAGLGRQVKVTTPLNADVYQSDTGLPSGGNFRPDIQNQMMSIIKFLSQSNAPLTFNIYPFLSLDADPNFPKEFAFFDGSASPLVDGSISYTNVFDANFDTLISALEKNGFGSMNVIIGEVGWPTDGNSNANIKSAQRFNQGLVNRIVKKQGTPKRPTPPEIYMFSLLDEDLKSIDPGPFERHWGIFNFDGSMKYPLNLGGGKSLVGAKGVRYLTKQWCVVSTQANVMDPSFAQSVSKACTYADCTSLAPGSSCSGLDTKGNASYAFNMYYQTLDQRKDSCNFSGLSVITNIDPSPSQGRCHFEIMIDTGKHETKSTSSFAAPKFGFEYIMVMLVSSFTIINLFLFI